DNA from Ralstonia insidiosa:
CAGTCGTTCGCGCCCCAATCGCACCCCATGCAATCAGGTCTGCGATGTACTGCGGACTCAGCAAATCAAGAAACTCGGTGGCAACGGGCAGCCCCAGCGCATTGATCTCGAGTAGGAGTTCACGCGCGCGGCGCAGCCCCTCATTGATGCGAAAACTGCCATCGAGCCGCGGATCGTTGATATAGCCCTTCCAGCCAACGGTTGTGCGCGGTTTTTCAAAGTACACGCGCATGACGATCAGCAGATCGTCGCGCAGGCGCTGTGCTGCCGCTTTCAGCCGATGCGCGTACTCGATGGCCTGGTCGTGATCGTGGATCGAACACGGACCCACCACAGCGATCAGGCGTTCATCCCGGCCTTGCAGAACGTTGGTGATGGCCGCTCGACTCACCTCGACATGGGCTTGCACATCGGGCGAAACAGGCAGTTCATCGAGTAGAAGCGCCGGAGAAATGAGCGGCCGGACCGCACCAATCCGGACATCGTCGATACGGGTCGTGTCCTGGGTGGCATCTGCCACCCCAACCTCTTGGTCGTGCTGGGGATTATCGATACGGATCATCGTCGCCACCTGTTGCGTCATTTCTATTACCCCGCATGGTGCAGGAAATTGACGGCAGATGGGATGACAATGCTTAACTGAACGACACGATGACCGGCTCGGAGTGCTGTCGGGGCTTGTCGTCTACTGCGCGCTAGACGCTTGGGTATCGAGCGCGGCCTGATCACCCAACCACCAGGCCGCTTGCTCAAATGCTGGTACCGCTATCAGTTCCAGACGGGATTGTCCTTCTGCTCCTGCGCCCCAGAGACCTTCGACCAGTAGGCACCGATTTGGCGCTGCGTGACATAGCCACGCTTTCTGATGTCGATCTTGTCGAAATTCTCATAGACGCGCGGCATACCCTCCTTGGCCTCCTCGCGCGTCAGCTTGCCATCGTGATTCGTATCGGCCGCCTTGAAACGTTCGGCGATTTTGGCCTTCGCCTCCTTGATACTCCATTTCATAGGTTCTTGTTCAGTTTGCTGTTGCGCCGTCGCACTTGCGCACACGAACGCCGCCATGATGGCCAGGCCGACACAGGACTTACGCAGAATCATGGTTCGATCTCCTCAAGGATTGTTGTGTTGGCCCCGGCCGCCTTGCCATTCCAGTGATGCCGCGACGCCAAGCTCTCGCGGGGCCAAGTTCACTCTAGGTCACGTGGGGGATAACGCCAACCGTCAG
Protein-coding regions in this window:
- a CDS encoding 3-deoxy-7-phosphoheptulonate synthase, producing MIRIDNPQHDQEVGVADATQDTTRIDDVRIGAVRPLISPALLLDELPVSPDVQAHVEVSRAAITNVLQGRDERLIAVVGPCSIHDHDQAIEYAHRLKAAAQRLRDDLLIVMRVYFEKPRTTVGWKGYINDPRLDGSFRINEGLRRARELLLEINALGLPVATEFLDLLSPQYIADLIAWGAIGARTTESQSHRQLASGLSCPIGFKNGTDGGVQIAADAILAARASHSFMGMTKMGMAAIFETRGNNDAHVILRGGKTGPNYDAAAVEDCCKVLRTVGLREQVMVDCSHANSGKSHARQVGVGRDVAHQLSSGERRIIGVMIESHLEEGRQDLKPGVPLQHGVSITDACLGWSQTEPLLEELAAAVRVRRGC